One part of the Dioscorea cayenensis subsp. rotundata cultivar TDr96_F1 chromosome 2, TDr96_F1_v2_PseudoChromosome.rev07_lg8_w22 25.fasta, whole genome shotgun sequence genome encodes these proteins:
- the LOC120273844 gene encoding receptor-like protein EIX2: protein MGVKLTGALLVVLLYLKFSICDGVSIKGCKENERKALLDLKEGLKDPGRRLSSWVGQDCCIWRGVQCDNQTGHVVQLDLGNKRPLHDMFQYGPRSEPLEGEISPALLWLKHLKYLDLSMNFFGGIQIPAFIGSLAQLRYLDLSCAGFSGLVPHELGNLSHLHHLDLSNPFYSSWNKLYIVGSYWLSNLSSLQYLNLNFVGLSKATDWLESLNTLPSVSEIYLSNCTLELPLSLAQVNLTKLKVLDLSSNNVHSVVPPWLFKLSSLENLDLSVNAFKELVPSAIGNLTSLRVLNLANNRVLEVGVPLSLENLCMLTSLDLSGNKYLHGDLNELGEVFSGCIKDSLEILNWVFSELTGQFPDWLGNLKSLKMLNLYGNYFYGPFLQLGLHSLKKLDVSRNTLNGSVPVNLAHLAGLAKLQHLGFSANEFRVDLGSQWVPPLGLKMLLMWNSKLGPGFPSWIQKLENLSALLLSNAGISDTLPDWFWNFSANLQLVDLSLNVIRGKLPATLEHLSNLRYVDLSGNSFEGSLPQFPANLEYLLLFSNTITGRIPETLCYLKKLAALDLSKNQLIGEIPDCWNHSLRPRLFTFDLSDNKLSGGIPTTICSSSLDYLHLSNNNLSGKLPLSLRNCRALRTLDLGQNKISGSIPTWLPKSLLNLEALRLRSNMFVGLIPPGLGNLTALRVIDFAYNHLSGLIPHSFGNLKAMRVAHTIFYNKKVAFVAYDKISLDYVDNMEILYMTSNKLGLGYMDNMRVNLKGKDVRYGKLLPLVISIDLSRGIPQEINMLRWLESLDLSMNNLSGPIPATMTMLSLLSHLNLSYNNLSGEIPYGGQLFSLLDPSIYAGNSALCGLPISKECKNDRVAPHQKTSYDGGIVSQDDNNWLLLSMEVGYCFGLFTFGGLLLLKSEWSFSFFQFIDNFHV, encoded by the exons ATGGGTGTGAAGCTCACTGGAGCTCTCCTAGTAGTCCTTCTCTACCTCAAATTCAGTATCTGTGATGGGGTTTCAATCAAAGGATGCaaagaaaatgaaaggaaaGCACTTCTTGATTTAAAAGAAGGGCTTAAAGATCCTGGCCGACGGCTATCATCTTGGGTTGGGCAAGACTGCTGCATTTGGAGAGGAGTTCAATGCGATAACCAAACAGGGCATGTTGTGCAACTTGATCTTGGTAACAAGAGGCCTCTTCATGACATGTTTCAATATGGCCCACGTTCTGAGCCACTGGAAGGAGAGATCAGTCCTGCTTTGCTCTGGTTGAAACACTTAAAATACTTGGACCTCAGCATGAACTTCTTTGGAGGTATTCAAATCCCTGCTTTCATTGGTTCACTTGCACAACTGCGTTATCTTGATCTCTCTTGTGCTGGCTTTAGTGGACTAGTTCCTCATGAGCTTGGCAATCTCTCACACTTGCATCATCTTGATCTTTCTAATCCTTTCTATTCTTCTTGGAACAAACTCTACATTGTTGGAAGTTATTGGCTCTcaaatctttcttctcttcagtacctcaatttgaattttgttgGCCTCTCCAAAGCAACTGATTGGTTGGAATCACTGAACACCCTCCCTTCAGTTTCAGAAATATACTTATCAAACTGCACTCTTGAGCTTCCTCTTTCTCTTGCACAAGTTAATCTTACAAAGCTTAAAGTTCTTGATCTCTCTAGTAACAATGTTCATTCTGTAGTGCCACCTTGGTTGTTCAAGTTAAGCAGCCTTGAGAATCTAGATTTGAGTGTCAATGCTTTCAAAGAGCTTGTCCCTAGTGCTATTGGGAATTTAACATCTCTGAGAGTCCTCAACCTTGCCAACAATAGAGTCCTAGAAGTTGGAGTGCCACTGAGCTTAGAAAACCTCTGCATGTTGACCTCATTGGATCTTTCAGGGAATAAATATCTGCATGGTGATCTGAATGAACTTGGAGAAGTGTTTTCAGGTTGCATCAAAGATAGCTTGGAGATACTGAACTGGGTCTTCAGTGAACTCACAGGACAATTTCCAGATTGGCTAGGAAACCTCAAGTCTCTCAAGATGCTCAATCTCTATGGCAACTATTTCTATGGCCCATTCCTTCAGCTGGGACTTCATTCTTTGAAAAAATTGGATGTTTCTCGCAATACATTGAATGGAAGTGTCCCAGTAAATTTGG CTCACTTGGCTGGTCTTGCAAAGCTTCAACATCTTGGCTTTTCTGCTAATGAATTTAGGGTTGATCTTGGTTCACAATGGGTGCCTCCTCTTGGCTTAAAAATGCTTCTCATGTGGAACAGCAAATTAGGCCCAGGATTCCCTTCATGGATTCAAAAGTTGGAGAATCTCTCTGCTCTCCTTTTATCGAATGCTGGAATTTCAGACACTCTGCCAGACTGGTTTTGGAACTTCTCAGCAAATCTTCAACTTGTAGATTTATCACTCAATGTCATCAGAGGCAAGCTGCCTGCTACATTAGAGCATCTCTCAAATCTTAGATATGTTGATCTCAGTGGAAACTCATTTGAAGGATCATTACCACAATTTCCTGCAAATTTAGAGTATTTGCTTCTGTTTTCAAACACGATTACAGGAAGGATTCCAGAAACATTATGTTATCTGAAGAAGTTGGCAGCTCTTGATCTCTCTAAAAATCAACTTATAGGTGAAATTCCTGATTGCTGGAATCATTCTCTCAGACCAAGATTATTCACTTTTGATTTGTCCGACAATAAATTATCCGGAGGTATTCCTACAACCATTTGTTCCTCATCTTTGGATTATTTGCACTTGAGCAACAATAATTTGTCAGGAAAGCTCCCTTTATCTTTGAGAAATTGCAGAGCCTTGAGGACTCTTGATCTTGGCCAGAATAAGATTAGTGGAAGCATACCGACATGGCTTCCCAAGAGCTTACTGAACTTGGAGGCACTTCGGCTTCGGTCTAATATGTTTGTTGGTCTTATTCCTCCTGGGTTGGGAAATCTTACTGCTCTTCGTGTCATAGATTTTGCATATAATCATTTGTCTGGACTGATACCACATAGTTTTGGCAACTTGAAGGCAATGAGAGTTGCTCatacaattttttataacaagAAGGTTGCATTTGTAGCATATGACAAAATCTCACTGGATTATGTTGACAACATGGAGATTCTTTACATGACTTCAAATAAACTCGGCCTTGGCTACATGGACAATATGAGAGTCAATCTTAAAGGCAAAGATGTTAGGTATGGCAAGCTATTGCCATTGGTCATCTCCATTGACCTTTCTA GGGGAATTCCACAAGAGATCAACATGTTACGATGGTTGGAATCACTTGATTTATCTATGAATAATCTTTCAGGTCCTATACCAGCAACAatgaccatgttatctttgttGAGTCATTTGAACCTCtcatataataatttatctggGGAAATTCCATATGGTGGTCAATTATTTTCACTTCTGGATCCTTCAATCTATGCTGGTAATTCTGCTCTTTGTGGGCTTCCAATAAGCAAAGAGTGTAAAAATGATAGAGTAGCTCCACACCAAAAAACAAGTTATGATGGTGGTATTGTTTCTCAAGATGACAACAATTGGCTTTTGTTGAGCATGGAAGTGGGATATTGTTTTGGACTTTTCACTTTTGGTGGTTTGTTGCTGCTTAAGAGTGAATggagcttttctttttttcaatttattgataattttcaTGTGTGA